From the genome of Ziziphus jujuba cultivar Dongzao chromosome 6, ASM3175591v1, one region includes:
- the LOC107435263 gene encoding uncharacterized protein LOC107435263, which translates to MNASYSSSFSQEKNEVFLSFREQAKVEDLKVDRLEMGSVQGLVTEPYRAALEGDWERMKRFYEENREAVFYPLTVTNDTAFHIAVYSRTKSPLEELIQIVPNPPIARADDKKNTPLHEAGAIGNIEAAQVLMRWSPEQLEARNALGETPMFRAAAFGMTEMVKYLASEVRSRHRNMHIQRIRDDNTSILQSAIHGQHFGLPNNEQDDDKCDQMNLGHRNDLESGRGKIHLHPSCSLSFNRAITSLYSGLWMLLCAGWPMVGNIQNEKKKHESCWKLAKLLIKKDKSWEKTDIKPDIGIISFGKTEESESEKPLVLGKKQDEEEKDDYIPSPLILTNITPLLIATSTGIEEIVNGILDEYPQAVEHVSDQGLSIMHVAIRHRQRNIFERVRKMKIPMARLVRRIDDNGYTLLHHVADMTHYSGRSLPNPALLLQDELKWFERVRKLIPSHYVMNHSKGGQTAPDFFEKSHAYLLQEAQNWLKRTSESCSVIAVLIATVAFTVAYTVPGGSDQSTGLPILRHLPFFAIFTITDILSLVSALTSVGMFISILTSPFRLQDFRKSLPQKLTLAFTFLFLAVAVTMMAFSATVILIVRMKKRWTTTLVYGVAFVPVTVFALLQFPLYVAFMGTVKHTLIFMKKALPWNLLRQLVCKNQ; encoded by the exons ATGAatgcttcttattcttcttctttttctcaagAAAAGAATGAAGTGTTTCTGAGTTTCAGAG AGCAAGCTAAGGTAGAGGATCTAAAGGTGGATAGATTAGAGATGGGAAGCGTTCAAGGATTAGTTACAGAGCCATACCGAGCAGCCTTAGAAGGAGATTGGGAAAGAATGAAAAGGTTCTATGAAGAAAACAGAGAAGCAGTGTTTTATCCTCTCACAGTCACTAATGACACCGCATTTCATATAGCTGTTTACAGTAGAACTAAGAGCCCCCTTGAAGAATTGATTCAGATTGTGCCAAACCCGCCAATTGCTAGAGCCGACGATAAGAAAAACACACCTCTTCATGAGGCTGGCGCTATTGGAAATATTGAAGCAGCTCAAGTGTTGATGCGTTGGTCTCCAGAGCAGCTTGAGGCTAGAAATGCTTTAGGAGAAACTCCAATGTTTAGAGCTGCTGCATTTGGTATGACAGAAATGGTCAAGTATTTAGCTTCTGAGGTGCGAAGCCGCCACCGCAATATGCATATTCAGCGCATCAGAGATGATAATACCTCCATTCTTCAAAGTGCCATCCATGGCCAACActtcg gtCTTCCAAATAATGAACAGGATGATGATAAATGTGATCAAATGAATTTGGGTCACCGCAACGACTTGGAAAGTGGACGGGGTAAAATTCACCTGCATCCATCTTGCTCTTTAAGCTTCAATAGAG CAATAACCAGCTTGTACTCTGGCTTATGGATGCTCCTATGTGCTG GATGGCCAATGGTAGGCAACATTCAAAATGAGAAGAAGAAGCATGAATCATGTTGGAAACTTGCTAAGTTACTCATAAAAAAAGACAAGTCATGGGAGAAAACTGATATAAAACCAGATATAGGAATCATTTCCTTTGGAAAAACAGAAGAAAGTGAATCAGAGAAACCCCTTGTATTAGGAAAGAagcaagatgaagaggaaaaagatgATTATATTCCTTCACCATTAATTCTTACAAATATAACACCATTGCTTATAGCAACTAGCACGGGTATAGAAGAGATTGTTAATGGGATACTCGACGAGTATCCTCAGGCAGTAGAGCATGTTAGCGACCAAGGACTTAGTATTATGCATGTTGCCATTAGGCACCGCCAGAGGAATATCTTTGAACGTGTGAGGAAGATGAAGATTCCAATGGCAAGACTGGTTCGGAGAATTGATGACAATGGCTATACCTTATTGCACCATGTTGCTGATATGACCCATTATTCTGGTCGAAGTTTGCCTAACCCTGCTCTTCTGTTGCAAGATGAATTGAAATGGTTTGAG CGCGTACGGAAATTAATTCCTTCCCATTACGTCATGAACCACAGCAAAGGTGGTCAAACCGCCCCAGACTTTTTTGAAAAGTCTCATGCATATCTTCTCCAAGAGGCACAAAACTGGCTAAAGCGGACATCAGAATCCTGCTCAGTAATCGCAGTGCTGATCGCCACCGTAGCCTTCACGGTAGCGTATACCGTTCCAGGAGGTTCAGATCAGTCCACGGGCCTTCCGATATTGCGTCACCTCcctttttttgcaattttcacCATCACGGACATTCTATCCCTCGTCAGCGCTCTCACATCGGTGGGGATGTTCATCTCCATCctcacctctcccttcaggctTCAAGACTTCCGCAAGTCTCTTCCCCAAAAGCTTACGCTGGCATTCACCTTCTTGTTCCTCGCAGTGGCGGTGACCATGATGGCTTTCTCTGCCACTGTAATTCTGATCGTCCGTATGAAGAAGCGGTGGACCACCACTCTTGTCTACGGTGTGGCTTTTGTTCCGGTGACGGTGTTCGCACTCTTACAATTCCCTCTCTACGTTGCGTTTATGGGCACCGTGAAGCACACTCTAATATTCATGAAGAAGGCTCTTCCTTGGAATCTTCTTAGGCAGTTGGTTTGCAAGAATCAGTGA